AACGTGAAGGGAGTATTTCACAAACCTTCACAATTAGGAAACGGATCGGTAAGGGCGTATGGCCATACGCCCTTACACCATACATTTGCCACATGACCAAAGTCGTTGGCATTATTCCATCACGCTATGCGAGCACGCGCTTTCCAGCCAAGCCATTGGTGGATATTGCGGGCAAGAGCATGATCCAACGCGTGTACGAGCAGACTTCGAAAGCCAAGTTGCTCAGCGATGTGATCGTGGCCACGGATGATGAACGCATCTTCGATCATGTGAAAGGGTTCGGAGGAAAGGTGATGATGACCTCCACCGAACATCAGACAGGAACAGACCGCTGTGCGGAAGTGCTTTCCCAGTTAGAAAGTGTGGATGCGGTGATCAACATTCAGGGAGATGAACCGTTTATTGAACCCGAGCAGATCGATCAACTGGCTGTGCTTTTCGAGAACCCAGAAACAGAGATTGCTACGCTGATCAAACGCATTGATGATGCGGAAGACCTTTTCAGCAACACGGTCATCAAAGTGGTGAAGGCTGCGAATGGCAAAGCCATCTATTTCAGCCGAACGGCTATCCCATATTTGAAAGGTGTGGAGCCGAAAGACTGGTTGCTGAACGCTGCATTTTACAAGCATATCGGCATTTATGCGTATCGCGCTGAAGTGCTGGAAACACTTTCCTCGCTACGGCAGACCGAACTGGAAAAAGCCGAAAGTCTGGAACAGTTGCGTTGGTTGGAAAACGGTTATTCCATCCAACTTGCTGAAACAGAACACGAAAGCAACTCGGTGGATACACCCGAAGATCTTGAGCGGCT
Above is a window of Flavobacteriales bacterium DNA encoding:
- the kdsB gene encoding 3-deoxy-manno-octulosonate cytidylyltransferase, yielding MTKVVGIIPSRYASTRFPAKPLVDIAGKSMIQRVYEQTSKAKLLSDVIVATDDERIFDHVKGFGGKVMMTSTEHQTGTDRCAEVLSQLESVDAVINIQGDEPFIEPEQIDQLAVLFENPETEIATLIKRIDDAEDLFSNTVIKVVKAANGKAIYFSRTAIPYLKGVEPKDWLLNAAFYKHIGIYAYRAEVLETLSSLRQTELEKAESLEQLRWLENGYSIQLAETEHESNSVDTPEDLERLLKNMI